GGGCGCGTTCGCGCCCGCCGCGGTTCCCGTTGGTTGGTGGTGTGATGCCGTTTAGGTGTACAGGCCGTCGGACGCGGCGTGCGACGGGGTGGTCCGGCCCTGGCCGGAGGACGGGATGACCGTCTTGAGGTCCTGCACCGACTGGATGGTCTTCTCGGGCTTGCCGACCTTCTTCACCTTCTGCAGGCCCAGGAAGGCCGCGATGCCGGCGATGACCAGCATCAGGACGAAGACGATGAGGAACGCCGACCAGCGCGGCAGCCACACGGCGATGAGCTCGGCCAGGAAGAAGAACAGGAAGAACGAGGAGTACAGGGCCACCACGCCCGCCACCGCGAAGAACCCGGCGCCGACGCCGGCCTTCTTCGCCTCACCGGCGAGCTCGGCCTTGGCCAGCTCGACCTCGGCGCGGACGAG
This genomic stretch from Corynebacterium hansenii harbors:
- a CDS encoding phage holin family protein translates to MSSDNNKGLFTDGSSAVSPRVTAVPLSDVDTHAPGEASIGTLVQSASAQVSSLVRAEVELAKAELAGEAKKAGVGAGFFAVAGVVALYSSFFLFFFLAELIAVWLPRWSAFLIVFVLMLVIAGIAAFLGLQKVKKVGKPEKTIQSVQDLKTVIPSSGQGRTTPSHAASDGLYT